In Saccharothrix violaceirubra, the following are encoded in one genomic region:
- a CDS encoding very short patch repair endonuclease, translating to MAESWASSPASRAVMRANRGRDTRPEKALRSALHAHGLRYRVNMRPIKDVRRTADVVFTRLKVAVFMDGCYWHGCPEHYRPAHGRTATFWQEKIAANKVRDADTDRRLSEAGWTVVRVWEHEDTAVAAAHVVGLLAGKRGDPSPGQDDGTPRPTGQPTPVPPIPQ from the coding sequence GTGGCCGAATCCTGGGCGAGCAGTCCCGCTTCACGCGCCGTGATGCGGGCCAATCGAGGTCGCGACACCCGACCCGAGAAGGCCCTGCGATCCGCCCTGCACGCGCACGGACTCCGCTATCGGGTCAACATGCGCCCCATCAAGGACGTGCGCCGGACGGCGGACGTGGTCTTCACCAGGCTGAAGGTCGCGGTGTTCATGGACGGCTGCTACTGGCACGGCTGCCCCGAGCACTACCGCCCCGCGCACGGGCGGACGGCGACCTTCTGGCAGGAGAAGATCGCCGCCAACAAAGTCCGTGACGCGGACACCGACCGCAGGCTTTCCGAAGCAGGGTGGACCGTGGTCCGGGTATGGGAGCACGAGGACACCGCAGTGGCCGCCGCACACGTCGTCGGTCTACTCGCCGGGAAACGCGGCGACCCTTCGCCCGGTCAGGACGACGGGACGCCCAGGCCCACGGGGCAGCCGACGCCCGTGCCGCCGATACCGCAGTAG
- the msrA gene encoding peptide-methionine (S)-S-oxide reductase MsrA produces the protein MGWLGRDKTRLVTPDEALPGRTRPAEVPETHAVFPDRRIVPPFPEGLSTAVVGMGCFWGAERAFWRTEGVYSTAVGYAGGFTENPTYEEVCSGLTGHTEAVLVVFDPRKLPYDEVLRVFWQAHDPTQGMRQGNDVGTQYRSAVYWADEAQRTVAEASAKVYQEALTAAGLGTITTELAALGPFYYAEDYHQQYLEKVPNGYCGIGGTGVGCPVGLGVPSS, from the coding sequence ATGGGTTGGCTCGGACGTGACAAGACCCGCCTGGTGACCCCGGACGAGGCCCTGCCCGGTCGCACGCGGCCGGCCGAGGTCCCGGAGACGCACGCGGTGTTCCCCGACCGCCGCATCGTCCCACCGTTCCCCGAAGGTCTGTCCACCGCCGTCGTGGGAATGGGCTGCTTCTGGGGGGCTGAACGGGCGTTCTGGCGTACGGAGGGTGTGTACTCCACGGCCGTCGGCTACGCCGGAGGGTTCACGGAGAACCCCACGTACGAGGAAGTGTGTTCGGGCCTGACCGGCCACACCGAAGCGGTCCTGGTCGTGTTCGACCCGCGGAAGCTGCCGTACGACGAGGTGCTGCGCGTCTTCTGGCAGGCGCACGACCCCACGCAGGGCATGCGCCAGGGCAACGACGTCGGCACGCAGTACCGGTCCGCGGTCTACTGGGCGGACGAGGCGCAACGCACGGTGGCCGAGGCGAGTGCGAAGGTCTACCAGGAGGCCCTGACCGCCGCCGGGCTGGGCACGATCACCACGGAACTGGCCGCCCTGGGGCCGTTCTACTACGCCGAGGACTACCACCAGCAGTACTTGGAGAAGGTCCCGAACGGCTACTGCGGTATCGGCGGCACGGGCGTCGGCTGCCCCGTGGGCCTGGGCGTCCCGTCGTCCTGA
- a CDS encoding FkbM family methyltransferase, whose amino-acid sequence MADRTGDRGVLACTVVARNYLPAARVLAASYLEHHPDDRFVIAVIDAPRGEGEPGDGRLRIVGPEATGIDPDDYLRMATSYNVTEFATAVKPYLLRELRREADVVMYLDPDIQVFAPMPELPVLARAHGIVLTPHFLKPLPRDGKDPSEAAIMGAGIFNLGFVATGPGSGDFLDFWAERLRHDAVVAPERQLFTDQRWVDQVPALFANHVLRDPGFNVAYWNVHERPVDEVDGTYTAGGQPLRFFHYSGYRPERPWLLSSHTPSKPRVVLSENPHVKALCDAYGRALREAGYAETLESIPYGFAKMPDGTPIGPAVRSLYREAWVKAERKGKPLPPHAFGPDRGAALRRWLAEKPEDAPTGTTLNRLTLAVWESRADLRSAFPQPHGRDAAPYRTWCSTSGVVEASLPEWALPAEPVEPTEPTAEFGVNVVGYLTAELGVGEMGRIVHDAITGAGVPVASVVEDRLVSNRTGLDRPETTGEPRFPISLLCVNADQTRAVLENRPHVAHHRYRIGLWAWELEEFPPSMHEAFALVDEVWTVSDFCREAIARHSSIPVRTIPVPVRDPGEPAPKADGPVTFLFAFDFHSIGERKNPWGVVEAFRSAFPDRDDVRLVLKAINGAKNPTVAERLRVLVMGDPRIELVERYLSVAELDDLYASSTAYVSLHRSEGFGLTVAEAMVRGLPVISTDYSSTTEFLDDKTGWPIPYRLVPVGKNNGPYPPDARWADPDLDAAAAAMREIADHPEEARRRGRAAREHILRTRSMAAASRWMHDRLKEAHDRRHAGRVQVEGVADPLVPLRDSRQALLWRPDAGAPSRLPGAPALRKAVLRAIDHYDVHQRKVMGALVDGVEGSLAEVVARLTAVEAGVDSVRASTDGVRARLAGVRDEVLDAVGDELADVRESVRDSVDAFERRIDQVHARLDADERKTIDMFADRDKRADGREEQLADLTTAMHAVEDAARLRHAPVPAGADVVLCDAGALLLPADDVVRPWLAYHRSWERDEADLMARLVGEGLFLDVGAHVGYHTLRLLQRGGTGAVAVEANPVNAEYLRRNVLANVGRPGAVAVVPLAAWDHDTTIRLAQAEAGNSGDYRASEGGDGVEVRAVRLDGLAELADRTVSLVKLDLQGRDHRALAGLTAVIDRDRPHVVCEFCPDAIRELGDDPSDVLLGYRKLGYTLVPLRPGGPVEGDHADPALVAEAEDTAGGFITLWLRPL is encoded by the coding sequence ATGGCTGACCGGACCGGCGACCGCGGTGTGCTCGCGTGCACCGTGGTCGCCCGCAACTACCTGCCCGCCGCACGCGTCCTCGCCGCGTCCTACCTCGAACACCACCCGGACGACCGGTTCGTCATCGCGGTGATCGACGCGCCCAGAGGTGAAGGCGAACCCGGGGACGGGCGGTTGCGGATCGTCGGTCCCGAGGCGACCGGCATCGACCCGGACGACTACCTGCGGATGGCGACGTCCTACAACGTCACCGAGTTCGCCACCGCGGTGAAGCCCTACCTGCTGCGCGAACTGCGCCGCGAGGCGGACGTCGTGATGTACCTGGACCCCGACATCCAGGTCTTCGCGCCCATGCCGGAACTGCCCGTGCTGGCACGTGCGCACGGCATCGTGCTCACGCCGCACTTCCTCAAGCCCCTGCCCCGCGACGGCAAGGACCCGTCCGAGGCCGCGATCATGGGCGCGGGCATCTTCAACCTCGGCTTCGTGGCGACGGGTCCGGGCAGCGGCGACTTCCTGGACTTCTGGGCCGAACGCCTGCGCCACGACGCGGTCGTCGCGCCCGAACGCCAGCTCTTCACCGACCAGCGGTGGGTCGACCAGGTCCCCGCGCTGTTCGCCAACCACGTCCTGCGCGACCCCGGGTTCAACGTCGCCTACTGGAACGTGCACGAACGCCCGGTCGACGAGGTCGACGGGACGTACACCGCGGGCGGGCAGCCGCTGCGGTTCTTCCACTACAGCGGTTACCGCCCGGAACGCCCGTGGCTGCTGTCCTCGCACACGCCGTCCAAGCCGCGCGTCGTGCTGTCCGAGAACCCGCATGTGAAGGCGCTCTGCGATGCATACGGCCGCGCGCTGCGCGAAGCCGGGTACGCCGAGACGCTGGAGTCGATCCCGTACGGCTTCGCCAAGATGCCCGACGGCACGCCCATCGGTCCGGCCGTGCGCTCGCTCTACCGCGAGGCCTGGGTGAAGGCCGAGCGCAAGGGCAAACCGTTGCCGCCGCACGCGTTCGGCCCGGACCGGGGTGCCGCGTTGCGCCGCTGGCTGGCCGAGAAGCCCGAGGACGCGCCGACGGGTACGACGCTCAACCGCCTCACGCTGGCCGTGTGGGAGTCGCGCGCCGACCTGCGTTCGGCGTTCCCGCAGCCGCACGGCCGCGACGCCGCCCCGTACCGCACGTGGTGCTCGACATCGGGCGTCGTCGAGGCTTCGCTGCCCGAGTGGGCGCTGCCCGCCGAACCGGTCGAGCCGACCGAGCCCACCGCCGAGTTCGGCGTGAACGTGGTCGGCTACCTCACCGCCGAGCTGGGCGTCGGCGAGATGGGCCGGATCGTGCACGACGCGATCACCGGCGCGGGCGTGCCGGTCGCGTCGGTCGTCGAGGACCGGCTGGTGTCCAACCGGACCGGGCTCGACCGGCCGGAGACGACCGGCGAGCCGCGGTTCCCGATCAGCCTGCTGTGCGTGAACGCCGACCAGACGCGGGCCGTGTTGGAGAACCGGCCGCACGTCGCGCACCACCGGTACAGGATCGGTCTGTGGGCGTGGGAGCTGGAAGAGTTCCCGCCGTCGATGCACGAGGCGTTCGCGCTGGTCGACGAGGTGTGGACGGTCTCGGACTTCTGCCGCGAGGCGATCGCCCGGCACTCGTCGATCCCGGTGCGCACGATCCCGGTGCCGGTGCGCGATCCGGGCGAGCCCGCGCCGAAGGCCGACGGGCCGGTGACGTTCCTGTTCGCGTTCGACTTCCACTCGATCGGCGAGCGCAAGAACCCGTGGGGCGTGGTCGAGGCGTTCCGCTCGGCGTTCCCGGACCGCGACGACGTGCGGCTCGTGCTCAAGGCGATCAACGGGGCGAAGAACCCGACCGTCGCCGAACGCCTGCGCGTGCTCGTGATGGGCGATCCGCGGATCGAACTCGTCGAGCGCTACCTGTCCGTCGCCGAGCTGGACGACCTGTACGCGTCGAGCACGGCGTACGTGTCGCTGCACCGCAGCGAGGGTTTCGGCCTCACGGTCGCCGAGGCCATGGTGCGCGGACTGCCCGTGATCTCCACGGACTACTCCAGCACCACCGAGTTCCTGGACGACAAGACCGGCTGGCCGATCCCGTACCGGCTGGTGCCCGTCGGGAAGAACAACGGCCCGTACCCGCCGGACGCGCGGTGGGCCGACCCCGACCTGGACGCCGCCGCCGCGGCCATGCGCGAGATCGCGGACCATCCCGAGGAGGCGCGGCGACGTGGTCGCGCGGCCCGCGAACACATCCTGCGCACCCGGTCCATGGCCGCCGCTTCGCGGTGGATGCACGACCGCCTGAAGGAAGCGCACGACCGGCGGCACGCCGGACGCGTGCAGGTCGAGGGTGTCGCCGACCCGCTGGTCCCGTTGCGCGACTCGCGCCAGGCCCTGCTGTGGCGTCCCGACGCCGGCGCACCGTCACGCCTGCCGGGTGCGCCCGCGTTGCGCAAGGCCGTGCTGCGCGCGATCGACCATTACGACGTGCATCAGCGCAAGGTCATGGGCGCCCTGGTCGACGGGGTCGAGGGGTCGCTCGCCGAGGTCGTCGCCCGGCTGACGGCCGTCGAGGCCGGCGTCGACTCGGTGCGCGCGAGCACCGACGGCGTCCGGGCGCGGCTGGCCGGCGTGCGCGACGAGGTGCTCGACGCGGTCGGCGACGAACTCGCCGACGTGCGCGAGAGCGTGCGCGACAGCGTCGACGCGTTCGAACGGCGGATCGACCAGGTGCACGCGCGGCTCGACGCGGACGAGCGCAAGACGATCGACATGTTCGCCGACCGCGACAAGCGTGCCGACGGCCGCGAGGAGCAACTCGCCGACCTGACCACCGCGATGCACGCCGTCGAGGACGCGGCCCGCCTGCGCCACGCGCCCGTGCCCGCCGGTGCCGACGTGGTGCTGTGCGACGCCGGCGCACTGCTGCTGCCGGCCGATGACGTGGTCCGGCCGTGGCTGGCCTACCACCGCTCGTGGGAACGCGACGAGGCCGACCTGATGGCCCGGCTCGTCGGCGAAGGCCTGTTCCTCGACGTCGGCGCGCACGTCGGCTACCACACGCTGCGGCTGCTCCAGCGCGGCGGCACGGGCGCCGTCGCGGTCGAGGCCAACCCGGTCAACGCCGAGTACCTGCGGCGCAACGTGCTCGCCAACGTGGGCCGACCGGGCGCGGTCGCGGTCGTGCCGCTGGCCGCGTGGGACCACGACACGACGATCCGCCTGGCGCAGGCCGAGGCCGGCAACAGCGGCGACTACCGGGCGTCGGAGGGCGGCGACGGCGTCGAGGTCCGCGCGGTGCGCCTGGACGGACTCGCGGAACTGGCGGACCGCACGGTCTCGCTGGTGAAGCTCGACCTCCAGGGCCGCGACCACCGCGCCCTGGCGGGCCTCACGGCCGTCATCGACCGCGACCGCCCGCACGTGGTCTGCGAGTTCTGCCCGGACGCCATCCGCGAACTGGGCGACGACCCGTCGGACGTGTTGCTGGGGTACCGCAAACTCGGCTACACCCTCGTCCCCCTGCGTCCCGGCGGACCGGTCGAGGGCGACCACGCCGACCCCGCCCTGGTCGCCGAGGCCGAAGACACCGCCGGAGGATTCATTACGTTGTGGTTGAGACCGCTCTAA